A region from the Lolium perenne isolate Kyuss_39 chromosome 4, Kyuss_2.0, whole genome shotgun sequence genome encodes:
- the LOC127323287 gene encoding uncharacterized protein, translating into MATRVVAPSLLAVGGSVAALTTPFPSKKVACLLVSKRSRISAQLGGGGDGEAKSDGEKKFITREEEPEQYWQTAGERKGENPMMTPLPYIVIFGFSTPFIILAIAFANGWIKAPLIR; encoded by the exons ATGGCCACCAGGGTTGTTGCTCCCTCCCTTCTCGCCGTCGGCGGCAGTGTGGCTGCCTTGACCACCCCGTTTCCATCGAAGAAAGTCGCCTGTCTTCTCGTCAGCAAGCGCTCCAGAATCTCAGCGCAGCTTG GCGGTGGAGGAGATGGGGAGGCCAAGTCTGACGGCGAGAAGAAGTTCATCACCAGAGAAGAGGAGCCAGAACA GTACTGGCAGACTGCTGGGGAGAGGAAAGGGGAGAACCCCATGATGACGCCGCTGCCGTATATCGTCATCTTTGGCTTTTCCACCCCTTTCATCATCCTAGCCATTGCATTTGCCAACGGATGGATCAAGGCACCCCTCATCCGCTGA
- the LOC127323286 gene encoding uncharacterized protein, producing MAASASSPAEASPPLDSVASDDEWDADGFVIPNLTNQDDDVTTHSVPKVTDPKPQQEKEEKIYLGPHGAPPSQAKQQELNSKQRFRNKLKEADRKSTGNVQENKVEILRELMGARAVNTGVAKSSRRDWLDPHCHESEFDRKPR from the exons ATGGCGGCCTCTGCCTCCTCGCCGGCGGAGGCATCCCCGCCGCTGGATTCTGTTGCTTCCGACGACGAGTGGG ATGCTGATGGATTTGTTATTCCTAATTTGACTAATCAAGATGATGATGTTACTACGCATAGTGTCCCCAAAGTCACAGATCCTAAACCTCAACAG GAAAAAGAGGAGAAGATATACTTGGGGCCTCATGGGGCACCGCCATCTCaagcaaagcagcaggaattgaaCAGTAAGCAGCGCTTCAGAAACAAGCTAAAGGAAGCAGATAGGAAATCAACCGGCAATGTTCAGGAGAACAAGGTGGAAATCCTGAGAGAGCTCATGGGTGCTAGAGCAGTTAATACGGGCGTGGCCAAGAGTTCTCGTCGCGACTGGCTTGACCCACACTGTCATGAGTCGGAGTTTGATAGAAAACCGCGCTAG
- the LOC127323285 gene encoding protein INVOLVED IN DE NOVO 2, producing MEHSSEEESEISDSEIDEYKDKIYAQLRAGKLKVQYGEKTFRCPFCLGKKKQDYNGKDLMQHASGIGVAPKRTARVRASHLALAEFVKNDLASSLEPSLKFAIVECKPPKKEEEKFVWPWMGILVNVPTDLKCANSVQEWEDMLRSQLSRFRPCQVIVKLDSNGQINHSIIKFSEDWTGLEDALAFEKHFIVEKYSKTDWNKINCRKDDLYGWLARSDDFDSPGTIGEHLRDIGVLKKISDRERDGTDRRVAHYKRQMEEKNERLQELELKNNQNAMKLDRMMNDKDRLVQEHNEKIRKMQHDAAMNSGKILAENHRLQQELETRRDEIRRSHEKFEELARKSNINRAKMEAEKEKNANENILLDLATLKHKKADEELRQLVKKHEQEKEDAFKRQYKLEEDLISKQNLEMELAQLRGKLEVMKHMGAEADTTSKEVDKISEELKEKDEQLDAMDSINQALIIVERRTNDELEQAKKELIKGLQEMSVTRSIIGVKRMGILDEKAFLAACKKKAANDVSKKAENYDLEGESILLLTKWEDEITQPDWHPFKVIDVNGHAKEILQEDDEKLQALKEEAGQEARDVVVKALLEMNEYNPSGRYAVPVLWNFKENRRAPLDEAVDYMLKQWKLNRKKKTYFG from the exons ATGGAACATAGCTCCGAAGAAGAATCTGAGATTAGTGATTCGGAGATCGATGAGTACAAGGACAAGATTTACGCTCAACTGCGGGCCGGAAAACTAAAAGTGCAATATGGAGAGAAAACCTTCCGATGCCCATTCTGTCTGGGAAAAAAGAAGCAGGATTACAACGGCAAGGATCTTATGCAGCATGCCTCAGGAATAGGGGTTGCCCCAAAACGCACGGCTAGGGTGAGGGCATCACACCTAGCACTTGCTGAGTTTGTGAAGAATGATTTGGCCAGCTCACTGGAGCCATCATTGAAATTTGCCATTGTTGAGTGCAAGCCTCCTAAGAAAGAAGAAGAGAAGTTTGTATGGCCATGGATGGGTATTCTAGTTAATGTACCAACTGATCTCAAGTGCGCAAATTCTGTCCAAGAATGGGAGGATATGCTAAGATCACAGTTATCACGGTTCAGACCATGCCAAGTCATAGTTAAGTTGGATTCCAACGGCCAAATTAATCACTCCATCATCAAGTTTTCTGAAGATTGGACTGGATTGGAGGATGCATTAGCTTTTGAAAAGCATTTCATAGTGGAGAAGTACAGCAAGACTGACTGGAACAAAATAAACTGTAGAAAGGACGATCTGTACGGATGGCTTGCAAGATCTGATGATTTTGACTCTCCTGGGACAATAGGAGAACATTTAAGGGACATTGGAGTTCTAAAAAAAATTAGTGACCGGGAACGGGACGGAACTGACAGGCGTGTAGCTCATTATAAACGCCAAATGGAAGAGAAGAATGAACGTTTACAAGAACTGGAGCTGAAGAACAATCAAAATGCCATGAAACTTGATAGGATGATGAATGACAAAGATCGATTGGTTCAGGAACATAATGAAA AGATAAGAAAGATGCAGCACGACGCTGCTATGAATTCTGGGAAAATACTTGCAGAGAATCACAGATTGCAACAGGAACTGGAGACCAGGAGAGATGAAATCAGACGGAGTCATGAGAAATTTGAAGAGTTGGCTAGAAAAAGTAATATAAACAGAGCAAAAATGGAAGCAGAGAAAGAAAAG AATGCAAACGAGAACATTCTTCTTGACTTAGCAACCCTAAAGCATAAGAAGGCGGATGAGGAGCTTAGACAGCTTGTCAAGAAACACGAG CAAGAGAAAGAAGATGCTTTTAAGAGGCAATACAAATTGGAAGAGGACTTAATTTCTAAGCAGAATCTTGAGATGGAATTAGCACAGTTGAGAGGAAAGTTAGAGGTAATGAAGCACATGGGAGCTGAGGCAGATACAACATCGAAGGAAGTTGATAAGATTTCTGAAGAGCTgaaagaaaaagatgaacaacttGATGCCATGGATTCTATTAACCAGGCCCTTATTATTGTGGAACGAAGGACCAATGATGAGCTTGAACAAGCCAAAAAAGAACTTATAAAG GGCCTACAAGAGATGTCAGTAACTCGATCCATTATTGGTGTCAAAAGAATGGGCATCCTTGATGAAAAAGCATTTCTTGCTGCATGCAAAAAGAAAGCTGCAAATGATGTTTCTAAAAAAGCAGAAAATTATGACTTAGAAGGAGAGTCAATACTTCTGTTAACAAAATGGGAAGATGAGATCACGCAACCAGATTGGCATCCTTTCAAAGTTATTGATGTTAATGGACATGCAAAG GAAATACTGCAGGAGGACGATGAGAAGCTGCAAGCCCTCAAGGAAGAAGCTGGGCAGGAGGCCCGCGATGTTGTGGTGAAGGCCCTTCTTGAGATGAATGAATACAACCCGAGCGGCAGGTATGCCGTACCCGTGCTTTGGAACTTCAAGGAGAATCGGAGGGCGCCGCTTGATGAGGCAGTCGACTACATGTTGAAGCAGTGGAAGCTgaacaggaagaagaagacctacTTCGGATGA